GCACCCTCTCCCAGGAGCAGTTCACCCGCTCCGAGTCGGCGATGATCCGCAGCCGCGGGCACTGCAACACCATGGGCACCGCCTCGACGATGGCGCTGGTGGCCGAGGCGCTGGGCACCGTCGTCCCCGGCGTCGCGGGCACACCTGCCCCGGACAGCCGGCTGCTGGAAGCCGCCCACGGGACCGGCCGCCTGGCCGTGGAGCTGGTCGCCGCCGACCGGCGCCCGGGCACCTTCCTGACGAAGGCGTCCTTCCACAACGCGATCGTCGCGCTGGCCGCCATCGGCGGATCGACCAACGCGGTCGTCCACCTCCTCGCCATCGCCGGCCGACTGGGCATCGACCTGACACTCGACGACTTCGACCGCGTCGGCTCCCGGGTCCCGGTGCTCGTGGACCTCCTCCCGGCCGGGCGTTTCCTCATGGAGGACTTCCACCGCGCCGGCGGCCTGCTCGCCGTCCTGCGCGAGGTCCGCGACCTGCTCGACCCCGAGGCGCTGACCGTCACCGGCCGCCCGCTGGTGACGTATCTGGACGAGGCCCCGATCTGGGACGGCGACGTCATCCGCACACGCGCCGAGCCCCTGGTGGCCGAGGGCGGCATCGCGGTGCTGCGGGGCAACCTGGCACCCGGCGGCGCCGTCATCAAACCGGCCGCCGCCTCCCCGCACCTGCTGCGCCACCGCGGCCGGGCCGTCGTCTTCGACAGCATCGAGGACTTCCACGCCCGCATCGACGACCCGGACCTCGACGTCGACGCCGGCTCCGTCCTCGTCCTGCGCGGCTGCGGACCCAAGGGGTACCCGGGCATGCCCGAGGTGTCCAACATGCCGCTGCCCAAGAAGCTGCTGGAGCAGGGCGTACGTGACATGGTCCGCGTCTGCGACGGCCGGATGAGCGGCACGGCCTACGGCACCGTCGTCCTGCACGTCGCGCCCGAGGCGGCGGCCGGCGGCCCCCTGGCCGTGGTGCGCACGGGGGACGTCATCAGCCTCGACGTCGCAGCCCGCCGCATCGACGTCGAGGTCCCCGCCGGCGAACTCGCCCGCCGCACCCCCGACGACGCCACCGTCGCCGGCTTCGCCCACCCGAGGCGCGGCTGGGAACGCCTCTACGTCGACCACGTCCTCCAGGCCGACGCGGGCGCCGACCTGGACTTCCTCGTCGGCTCCAGCGGCTCGGAGGTCAGCCGCGAGTCCCACTGACCTGCCGAGTCCCCGTGCCCTGCCCGGCCCGGAGTCTCAGGGCCGCGCCACGAGTTCGCCGTGCTCGGGGTGCTCGTGCTCGCAGGTGTCGTCGATGCCGTAGGTGTCCCAGGCGGGGAACGGATCGTCGGCCGGCAGGGTCTCGCCGTCCGCCAGCAGGCAGTCGGTGAGCGCGGCGTGGAGCGCCTCGGCGCTCAGGTCCGTGCCGATGAAGACCAGCTCCTGGCCTGCCGGACCGTCGGTGTCGCGGGCGGCGGAGGGCTCGAAGCGTGCGACGGAGCCGGCCTGGGACCACAGCCCCGTCACGTGCGGGCGGCTGGCCAGGGTGAAGAAGCCCTTGGAGCGCAGCACCTGGCCGTAGGCGCCGCTGTCCATCTCCTCGGTCACGAACCGCCACAACCGCCCTGGG
This genomic stretch from Streptomyces sp. Go-475 harbors:
- a CDS encoding IlvD/Edd family dehydratase, which translates into the protein MELRSAQWYAGQDRNAYIHRAWMRRGVPGDAFDGRPQIALANTASDLTPCNAHLTEVAASVRDGVYEAGGIPLELPVVSLGETQMRPTAMLWRNMAAMATEEMLRANPIDGVVLLGGCDKTIPALLMAAASVDLPAVVVPGGPMLTGTFRGRPLGCGTDVWRLSEEVRAGTLSQEQFTRSESAMIRSRGHCNTMGTASTMALVAEALGTVVPGVAGTPAPDSRLLEAAHGTGRLAVELVAADRRPGTFLTKASFHNAIVALAAIGGSTNAVVHLLAIAGRLGIDLTLDDFDRVGSRVPVLVDLLPAGRFLMEDFHRAGGLLAVLREVRDLLDPEALTVTGRPLVTYLDEAPIWDGDVIRTRAEPLVAEGGIAVLRGNLAPGGAVIKPAAASPHLLRHRGRAVVFDSIEDFHARIDDPDLDVDAGSVLVLRGCGPKGYPGMPEVSNMPLPKKLLEQGVRDMVRVCDGRMSGTAYGTVVLHVAPEAAAGGPLAVVRTGDVISLDVAARRIDVEVPAGELARRTPDDATVAGFAHPRRGWERLYVDHVLQADAGADLDFLVGSSGSEVSRESH